From Triticum aestivum cultivar Chinese Spring chromosome 7B, IWGSC CS RefSeq v2.1, whole genome shotgun sequence:
TGACGATTTGCTTCTTTCTTTCTGTATATACAAACATATTAAATGGAAAGAAAACATGCATGTGTCCAAGTCAGAGCTCACTCATGTCATATTTGTTCTCCTGCAAATAGCAAACGAATCTAGCAGTATATATATGGATCTGAAACGAAAAATCTCTGTTTTGTATCTGACGCAAGGAGAAGCTGGGTATCATCAAGCGTCGCAAAAGGCACGATGGAAACCTATGTTCTCCACGATGGAGAAGCTGAACAATCAGACACAATGGCGACCAAAATAATTTCACAGCATAAGGCGTTTATGTATGGATATTTCATGATTTAGAAAAATCAACTTCGTATTGGATAGCTGTGGGTACAGTACCGAAGATCAAACATCAGACCATTCTATCTGCAACATCGGTATACATGGACGGAAGCATCAGCGCGATCCTGCTAATTGTGTTGCTGAGTTCAGATGGTGACTATTGTCGTCTCTCAGAAAGAGCTTCGCGTCCGGTGGAGAAGCCTCTCAAGAAGAGGACCCCTGACAGCATCAAGAGCAGGGATAGTACGTGGAGCCGTGCTATGGCGTGCCAGGATTATCGTGTTCGGATACAGAACCTCATGTTGTCGTCCAACTGTATCAATCGTGACGACCTCTATCAGGGGGCATTCTCCACGACACGCGTGACGAAGTCCACCTGGCCCTTGGCTGCTCTGAGTTTGGGATATTTCCTGGATCAAAGGCCCGCTGTTTCCATAGGGCAACCAAAGAAGGTATTGTAACTGCATGACATCGTGAGTATCTAGTATAGGCATGAAGATCTGTAAGGTTGCAGTAAAGCTGAAGTTCAGTTACACAGATGCTGTTACTACTTCTATAAGTATATGAACCTTTGAAAATAATTGAGCAATTAGTAAATTATATGCATGTTTGAAGAGAGGTAAATTCTGAGAACGAGAGATCCTGATCAACTCAGATTAAATAGATGGTCCGAGAAATGGGGCCGGAACGAAACATGTGACAGATGCTTGGGTTGAAAACAATAGCTATATGTTCATAAAGAGGAACCGATCGAGAAGTTCACTCACATGTAGTTCGAGGTTCTCGATAGCCGAAGCAACCCTCAGTAAAGAAATCGAGTAGAGAATATTTTCATCATCTTGATAACACATCAGGCCTCGTAACCGTACATGCTCGAGCCAGGAAAACACGCGAGGGCTCTCTAGCATCCACTGCCACTGAAATATCCAAGAGCAAACACTGTTGCGAAACCAACTTACACGAGCCAAGACATAGCAAGGATTAATGTTCGTGCCAAGAACATACATACCTTTACTTGTGTAACTGAAAAGTCGAACATGATGTGTTGGACACAAACGTTCGCCGGGATCACCTCGAGAAGCCACTCTCCAGCTTTGTCGAAGCATGACCGATGGCAATAGGCATGCAACATCCATCTTACACAAACGTCGCGAGCTTTGCAGCATGGAAGTCTATCTTGGTCACCGCAATGCTCCACTCGCAAGTACCGTAGGTGGGGCAGTGCCAGAACCACCGTCAGTTCATCATTCAAATAGCATTTGATCATGCTCAGCCACTCAAGGTTGTCGCAGCCGCATAAGATGTCCTCGAGACCCCTTCTGGTGGTTATCACACGGCATTGAGGTCAAGCTTTCTTTCTTAGGTTTGAGAAACCTGCGAAGTGGGGAGGAGGTTTCAGACACACCCAGCTAAGCCGAAGACATTGTAGAAACGATGTACTTTCCTTGTCCAAAGGTAGAAAAGGGAATATGTAAGGAGAGCGCCCGAGTAAAATGGGCCCTGACGCCAAATCCAAAGTTAGATTCTTTGTCCGCGACGACACGGCGAAACTGACCCAATTGTTGAGATGGCCACCTAGCTTGCCGTCGAGTTCAAATTTGATCCCAAGTTCCTCGACCCCCCGCCCCCCTGCGGCGATGTTGTCGAAGAACATCATTAATACGGTCGACGAACACCTGGGTATCTTGTTTCCCCCAAAGGCCACACACGATGCAGCGATTGAACCTGAGCTTTGGGCAGGCTGTCCATGTATATCTCTACTCGGTCGACAAAACACGGTCCGGTCAACCTCTTTCATGGGCAGTTTCGACATGATTTCCCATAGCATATCCTTTAGggaaagaggaaaaaggaaaaaaacttcAGTTCAGAAGTCGATCGGCGCAGTAAAAACTGTGTTGGATTGAAATCGCTGAGTTTATACATAGTACCATTTTCAATAAATGAATTCTTGGATCTGAGTAAAGTGGTGACACAACATTGTGCTGTGAATTATTTCAGCTAACATCGATGTTGTCTCACGGGGAATGAACAGTACAATTTGGAGTGGACTATTTTTTCGTGtgttaagagcatctctagcacatGTATGGCGTGTTAAAAGTCCAAAACATATCCCTCAAAAAAATTATGATTTATAGGGGATCACACATTTTCTCATACCGCCCCTCCTCCGTTGGCCTCCAGGCCGTGGAGGTGCGGAGGACCTCGACCCCCGCCTTTGGAAGGGACCCAACCCTCGTTATTGTTAGATTTACGTCTTGGTTGGTGCTGTGTGGCAACAACGATATCTTTTAGTAGGAATAGTGTCTCCCATGTTTGATCCCAGTGCCGACGATGCGTCCAGCATACTCGAAGGGAGTGTGGAGGTTTGCCTCACTTGAATCTTATGGGATTTGTTCAGTGTTGGTCTTTGATGGATTCGTTTGGATCTAGTCTTTGATCACGTCTTTATAGGTTTCATCCTTCGTACTCTTTTCATCGGCAATGGTGGTTGCTCTGGTGCGTTGATCCTGTGGGGCCTTTGCACGATGACTTCTTAACTTTCTACAATAACAAGTTTTGGTCGGCTCCGATAAGGGAGGGGTGATGACGACGGTGTGCCATCCGCTCCGCTGCATTTCATCTCATCTCGTCCTCTTCTCTTGGTTGTTCTTATTCTCCATCTCTTGTTTTTCTTGCTTCTTCTTCTCAGCGTATTTGCTTCTTGTCCTCATTAACTCATCGATCTTTTTTGAATCACCTTCACCTCTCCTTCTCTTTTTATTCTTAGCTTTTCGACTTTCTCTTGTTGGTCCACCCGTGCTAACCGCCGGAGTGGTATTTTTAGGAACCTTTGCTCTTTCATGTACATCAACATCATCTGCGTTGTCGTCCATCTGCAGTGAGGACTTGGCGCGCTTCCAGCTTTTGGATTACCTTTATCATTCCTCGCCTTCCATTTCTCGTGCTCTTCAAAAAAGCCCAACAATGTTGGAGGCCAAACGGTTTTCCCTTCGACTTGGGCATTTGTTTGAGCCTATATTGGGCTATTTCACACTAAAACAAACAAATGCACAAATTGATAAGAATGCTCAAAGTAATACAAATGTGGCAATAAAAACAATAAGATTGCTTCATATTGATCAATGATGACACCACTACAAGGAGTGTGCTTCAGTTGCTCCTTACAACCCGCCCAACGGCATCATCACCTGTTGAAGCGAACCCCATTGGATTGTGAGAGATTTGAGACTATGTTTCGGTCTTCGCCCAAGATGATGTTGAAAATGCACCTCGACGTGTTTTCAATACTTTGCCGCCTATTGATCTTTCCTGGCGATCACATCAAGAGAGATATCTTGCCATGCCAGGACAACCGCAACATCCTCATCAGGTTTAAAGTTGCTTCCCTGAATTGTCTTCTTTTTTGACGAGTCAGGGGCGTCAGATCGGTCAAATTGTATATGTAGGAGGGAGTCATGTTCAAAATGCGACAACAATGCGCCCTCGAGGTCGACATCATTTGTATCGAAATCACCAATCATATAATTGGGAAATGTTTAATTGTTGTGTGTCAAACCAACCAAATTCAGAAATTCATCACTAAATCAAAAACACTGCACATTTACCAACAATTGTCACTGTCATCTGGTATTACAACGAACAAAAACCGAATACAAGGCATATGTGGTCTTTTTTTTACCTCATTGCCGTTGCAGATTCGGTGTATGACAAAGTGACGTGGGTGAGGATCACGGGCACCTAGCTTCCCCCATGTTCTCCTTCTGTCCCTTTGGCACANNNNNNNNNNNNNNNNNNNNNNNNNNNNNNNNNNNNNNNNNNNNNNNNNNNNNNNNNNNNNNNNNNNNNNNNNNNNNNNNNNNNNNNNNNNNNNNNNNNNNNNNNNNNNNNNNNNNNNNNNNNNNNNNNNNNNNNNNNNNNNNNNNNNNNNNNNNNNNNNNNNNNNNNNNNNNNNNNNNNNNNNNNNNNNNNNNNNNNNNNNNNNNNNNNNNNNNNNNNNNNNNNNNNNNNNNNNNNNNNNNNNNNNNNNNNNNNNNNNNNNNNNNNNNNNNNNNNGCGTTGTCGTAGGCTTTGCCACCTCCGTGGCCGGTTCTCCTGCCGGCCGACGCCGCTAAAGCCACAGGAGTCGCTGAGGGCACAGTATCCGACTCCAAATCCATGGAATCGCACGCTAGGGTCGAAGCGCTATCCATGCCGTCGGAGGCGGGGGACTGGGAACGACTGAAAGTTGTGAAAGATAGCGATACTATGAGAgaggggagacggcggcgcgggtggGAAGAGCAGCGGAAGGGGAAAATGTCGTTTGTGCTTAGCCGTTTTCTGGATAGAGCGTGCTCCAAATAACCCCCACAGTGGAGTATGGATGCTCGCCGGCTGTATTTGGACTGCTCTCCAAAAAAGGGCCGAGGGTGGGATGCCGAGTCTGCTAGAGTGCCCATTTGAGCCAAAATTGTCATAATGACAGTTATTATGGCGATGCCAGAGCTGCTCTGCGGGTGAGATATCAAGGGCTGATGTTGCACCACCTGCAGAGGCTACTTGCAGATGTGCCGGTCCATTATGATTTAGTGCATTTGGGTTGGTAAGAGATGATGACTCGGGACAGAGAATCCCTGGAGAAAACATATAAAAGCAGGTGGGTGCGGTGCCGTGCGGTGCGGTGGGTACATCAATGCGTTTGTGGACTGTGAATTGTCACAGAGGGATCAACTACCACGGGTGAACAAGAAAGATAGCTCAGAGGAGCCTAGCATGGCCGCTGCTCGGTGCTCCTCGTTCCCTGCTCTCTGCGTGGTGGTAGTAGTAGTGGTACTCATCGGCGGCTGTGGCGCTGCGTCCGGCGCGGACGAAGAAGGGCTCATCCACCTTCACTTCTACTTCCATGAGGTCAACGCCGGCACGCCCAACGCCACCGTCCTCAACGTCGCCAGCCTGCACAAGTAATTAAGCATCTAGTAGCTCTGTATGCATCGGCCGGCGTATATCACAAATATATTCACGTGAATTGATTTGGCGCAGGAACTCGTCCACGTTCGGGGACCTGAACGTGTTCGACAACGCGCTGCGGGCGGGGCCGGACCCGGCGTCGCGGTTGGTCGGCAGAGCGCAGGGCCTGGCGCTCCACGCGTCGCTGGACGAGTCCGGCGGGCTCACGGCCATCACCTTCGCCTTCTCCGACTACGGCGCGTACAGCGGCAGCACGCTGGCGACGCTGGGCCACATCGGGGTGTCTGGCCCGGCG
This genomic window contains:
- the LOC123159971 gene encoding pterocarpan synthase 1, translating into MAAARCSSFPALCVVVVVVVLIGGCGAASGADEEGLIHLHFYFHEVNAGTPNATVLNVASLHKNSSTFGDLNVFDNALRAGPDPASRLVGRAQGLALHASLDESGGLTAITFAFSDYGAYSGSTLATLGHIGVSGPAERSIVGGTGKLRFARGYMVSSLLSSTNTSIVVVFDMYFTLGR